One Pleurocapsa sp. PCC 7327 DNA segment encodes these proteins:
- the scpB gene encoding SMC-Scp complex subunit ScpB has protein sequence MTRLATKIEAILYLKGQPLSANEIAQLAGCAREEAEEAIVELMSDYAHRDSALEVMETPRGYSLQLRSVFENLLQVLVPAELGTGALRTLAAIALKSPILQTDLIELRGSSAYQQIQELVELGFVRKRRQANGRSYWLEITDKFHQYFEIDEGNAAAITRIRRNVEEPSPAISTDAIAKVLGNQ, from the coding sequence ATGACTAGACTAGCAACGAAAATTGAAGCTATTCTTTACCTAAAGGGTCAGCCGCTTTCGGCGAATGAGATTGCTCAGTTGGCTGGGTGCGCTCGCGAAGAGGCAGAAGAAGCGATCGTCGAACTGATGTCAGATTACGCTCATCGAGACAGCGCCTTAGAAGTTATGGAAACCCCTAGGGGTTATAGCCTTCAATTGCGCTCTGTCTTTGAAAATCTGCTTCAAGTATTGGTTCCGGCAGAATTAGGAACGGGTGCTCTGCGAACCCTAGCCGCGATCGCTCTTAAAAGTCCGATTCTCCAAACAGATTTAATCGAATTACGCGGTAGCAGTGCCTATCAACAAATTCAAGAATTAGTAGAATTAGGCTTTGTCCGAAAACGCCGTCAAGCCAACGGTCGTTCTTATTGGTTAGAAATCACGGATAAATTTCATCAATATTTTGAGATTGACGAAGGCAACGCAGCAGCTATAACCCGTATCCGACGAAACGTTGAAGAACCATCTCCAGCCATTTCAACAGACGCGATCGCTAAAGTGTTGGGTAATCAGTAA
- a CDS encoding metal ABC transporter solute-binding protein, Zn/Mn family: MNRSPWLVALIISIVFCGFGCQPQSSDRNETTTKVVSTSTIIADLTQRVGADEIKHKGILQPGADPHIYEPVPADSAAFEEADLIFYNGYNLEPGLIKLMNAAGVKATKVAVAEVVTPLDLDKEGKRVPDPHVWGDAKNVIAMVNAIRDRLIESSPEDKEEFTQNAAQLVKELQQLDRWIAQQIQTIPNNQRRLVTTHDAFQYYARAYGLKIAGTLIGISTEEQPSAQTVKNLSDSIQKTKVPAIFAETTINPALIKAVAEEAGVKVAPRELYSDSIGAPGSDGDSYIKMMVSNTRAIVEALGGKYSAFKADFPEPR; this comes from the coding sequence ATGAATAGATCTCCGTGGCTAGTAGCTTTAATAATATCGATCGTATTCTGCGGATTTGGCTGCCAACCTCAATCATCGGATAGAAATGAGACTACGACAAAAGTCGTCTCTACTAGCACCATCATTGCGGATTTAACCCAACGAGTTGGCGCAGATGAAATCAAACACAAAGGCATCCTCCAACCCGGTGCCGATCCTCACATTTATGAACCCGTTCCCGCAGACAGCGCCGCTTTTGAAGAAGCAGACTTAATTTTTTACAACGGTTACAATCTAGAACCCGGACTCATTAAATTAATGAATGCCGCAGGGGTGAAAGCTACAAAAGTTGCCGTTGCAGAGGTCGTTACCCCTTTAGATTTGGATAAAGAAGGCAAAAGAGTTCCCGATCCTCACGTTTGGGGAGATGCAAAAAATGTAATTGCTATGGTAAATGCAATTCGCGATCGCTTAATCGAAAGTTCGCCAGAAGATAAAGAAGAATTTACCCAAAATGCAGCACAATTGGTCAAAGAACTACAGCAACTCGATCGCTGGATCGCTCAACAGATTCAAACCATTCCCAACAATCAACGCAGGCTAGTAACTACCCACGATGCCTTTCAATATTATGCTCGCGCCTACGGATTGAAGATCGCTGGTACGCTAATTGGAATTAGCACCGAAGAACAACCCAGCGCCCAAACGGTCAAAAACTTGTCAGATTCTATCCAAAAAACCAAAGTTCCGGCTATTTTTGCCGAAACGACGATTAATCCTGCTCTTATTAAAGCCGTCGCCGAGGAAGCAGGAGTAAAAGTAGCACCGCGAGAACTCTATTCGGATTCCATCGGCGCACCGGGTAGCGACGGAGATAGCTATATCAAGATGATGGTGTCCAATACTCGCGCCATTGTAGAAGCCTTGGGAGGAAAATACAGTGCCTTTAAAGCGGATTTTCCAGAACCTCGATAA
- a CDS encoding ABC transporter ATP-binding protein, with protein MVAAVSLERVGKVYNKIPVVNDLSFEIEAGEMFGLLGPNGAGKSTTIRMLITLTQPSQGRIEVAGYEIDRHRDRVKQNIGVVLQQISVDGDLSVWENMEFHGRMHHIPNPKRQKSIDRWLEYVELADRKESLVKTLSGGMKRRLQIARALLHQPQVLFLDEPTVGLDPQTRRRLWEIIRDLNRQGMTILLTTHYMEEAEFLCDRIGIMDAGQLIELGTMDYFRSKYGRGLVVKQAGDRLEYKFFPTLEAANAYLETLPDKTGTMTRLSNLEDIFVELTGRRLD; from the coding sequence ATGGTCGCTGCTGTTTCTCTGGAAAGGGTAGGTAAAGTCTATAATAAGATTCCTGTCGTTAACGATCTCTCCTTCGAGATCGAAGCGGGAGAAATGTTTGGGCTTCTAGGACCAAATGGAGCCGGAAAATCAACCACGATTCGGATGTTGATTACCTTAACCCAACCATCCCAAGGTCGTATCGAAGTGGCGGGTTACGAGATCGATCGCCATCGCGATCGCGTCAAGCAAAATATTGGTGTAGTCTTGCAACAAATTAGCGTTGATGGGGATCTCTCGGTATGGGAGAATATGGAGTTTCACGGACGAATGCACCACATTCCCAACCCAAAGCGTCAAAAGTCGATCGATCGCTGGCTGGAATATGTAGAACTGGCAGATCGCAAGGAATCTCTGGTGAAAACTCTTTCTGGTGGAATGAAACGCCGCTTGCAAATTGCTAGGGCACTGCTACATCAACCGCAAGTTCTCTTTTTGGACGAACCCACAGTAGGATTAGACCCGCAAACCCGTCGTCGCCTTTGGGAAATTATTCGCGATCTAAATCGTCAAGGCATGACAATACTATTGACGACTCATTATATGGAAGAGGCAGAGTTTTTGTGCGATCGCATCGGCATTATGGATGCTGGTCAACTAATCGAGTTGGGAACGATGGACTATTTTCGTTCTAAGTACGGACGAGGATTGGTGGTTAAGCAAGCGGGCGATCGCTTAGAATACAAGTTTTTTCCTACTCTAGAAGCAGCGAATGCTTATTTAGAAACCTTGCCAGACAAAACGGGGACAATGACTCGCCTATCTAATTTAGAAGATATTTTTGTCGAACTGACAGGACGTAGACTTGATTGA
- a CDS encoding metal ABC transporter ATP-binding protein: MSNTDGIVISHLGVSYRTVEALRDITLQIKPGRLTGAIGPNGAGKSTLIKAMLGLIPINQGSVHYDGRPLIDCLDKVAYVPQRSQIDWTYPATVWDVVMMGRVPKTGWFRRFSAMSRRLAAEALERVQMSAYRDRPIGQLSGGQQQRVFLARSLAQEADIFFFDEPFVGVDRKTEDILFNIFHELANAGKIVLVVNHDLGESITNFDDLILLNKELIAVGARQSVLKEENLYRAYGGKVVFFEENPLRVVA; the protein is encoded by the coding sequence ATGAGTAATACTGATGGAATTGTCATCAGCCATTTGGGAGTTTCCTATCGAACGGTCGAGGCGTTGAGGGATATCACCTTACAGATAAAACCCGGACGGTTAACGGGTGCGATCGGTCCCAATGGTGCTGGCAAAAGTACTTTAATTAAGGCTATGTTGGGTTTGATTCCCATCAATCAAGGTTCGGTACACTACGATGGACGACCTTTGATAGATTGTTTGGACAAAGTTGCTTACGTACCTCAGCGATCGCAAATTGACTGGACTTATCCTGCTACGGTCTGGGATGTGGTAATGATGGGACGAGTGCCGAAAACGGGATGGTTTCGACGTTTTTCTGCTATGAGTCGTCGCCTCGCCGCAGAAGCATTAGAGAGGGTACAAATGAGTGCTTATCGCGATCGTCCTATCGGTCAACTTTCCGGGGGACAGCAACAGCGAGTATTTTTAGCGCGATCGCTTGCTCAAGAAGCGGATATTTTCTTCTTTGACGAACCTTTTGTTGGGGTGGATCGCAAAACTGAGGACATTCTTTTTAATATCTTTCACGAATTAGCCAATGCAGGCAAAATTGTTTTAGTAGTTAACCACGATCTAGGGGAATCAATTACTAATTTTGATGATTTGATTCTTTTGAATAAAGAATTAATTGCTGTTGGTGCAAGACAATCTGTTTTGAAAGAAGAAAATCTCTATCGTGCCTATGGAGGTAAGGTGGTTTTCTTTGAGGAAAATCCCTTGCGAGTTGTGGCGTGA